Proteins from one Porites lutea chromosome 3, jaPorLute2.1, whole genome shotgun sequence genomic window:
- the LOC140932293 gene encoding uncharacterized protein: MSFKCLQCSKCFSLAATLRKHKRVHSGEKHYECKQCNKCFGRAGHLRSHERVHTGEKPYECKQCGKCFSVAGNLRIHERVHTGEKPYKCKQCGKCFGQAGDLRSHERVHTGEKPYECKQCGKCFSQAGDLRIHERVHTGEKPFECKQCGKCFSVAGNLRTHERVHSREKPYECKQCGKCFGQAGNLWRHERVHTGEKPYECKQCGKCFSVAGNLRNHERVHTRETPYECNQCGKCFGQEGNLRRHERVHTREKPYECNQCGKCFGQEGNLRRHERVHTGEKPYECKQCGKCFRGAGDLRSHERVHTGEKPYECKQCSKRFNETGRLRKHERIHTLVESSKCSRKNKSLSKGLKSCKPKRAGGKNVNVRAAAFTNNLQTQRETGNTDLADAQVFIFEVYSCWICQEEMSCDALLLQHYENHMTYVCEDDS, from the coding sequence ATGTCCTTTAAGTGCCTGCAGTGCAGCAAGTGCTTTAGTCTAGCAGCAACCCTAAGAAAGCATAAAAGAGTTCACTCTGGGGAAAAGcattatgaatgtaaacaatgtaacaagtgttttggccgagcaggacacctaaggagtcatgaaagagttcacactggggaaaagccttatgaatgtaaacaatgtggcaagtgttttagtgtagcaggaaacctaaggattcatgaaagagttcacactggggaaaagccttacaaatgtaaacaatgtggcaagtgttttggcCAAGCAGGAgacctaaggagtcatgaaagagttcacactggcgaaaagccttatgaatgtaaacagtgtggcaagtgttttagccaagcaggagacctaaggattcatgaacgagttcacactggggaaaagccttttgaatgtaaacaatgtggcaagtgttttagtgtagcaggaaacctaaggactcatgaaagagttcactctagagaaaagccttatgaatgtaaacaatgtggcaagtgttttggccaagcaggaaacctatggagacatgaaagagttcacactggggaaaagccttatgaatgtaaacaatgtggcaagtgttttagtgtagcaggaaacctaaggaatcatgaaagagttcacactagAGAAACGCCTTATGAATGTAAtcaatgtggcaagtgttttggcCAAGAAGGAAACttaaggagacatgaaagagttcacactagagaaaagccttatgaatgtaatcaatgtggcaagtgttttggcCAAGAAGGAAacctaaggagacatgaaagagttcacactggggaaaagccttatgaatgtaaacagtgtggcaagtgttttagggGAGCAGGAgacctaaggagtcatgaaagagttcacactggggaaaagccttatgaatgtaaacagtgtagcaagcgtttcaaTGAAACAGGAAGGCTGAGGAAGCATGAGAGAATCCACACCCTGGTTGAGTCAAGTAAATGTTCCCGGAAAAACAAAAGTCTTTCTAAGGGTTTGAAATCGTGCAAGCCGAAGAGAGCGGGAGGTAAAAACGTTAATGTTAGAGCCGCAGCATTTACAAACAACCTTCAAACACAGAGGGAGACTGGAAACACTGATCTAGCAGATGCACAAGTGTTCATCTTTGAGGTTTACAGCTGCtggatttgtcaagaggagATGAGTTGTGAtgctcttcttcttcaacattatGAAAACCATATGACCTATGTTTGTGAAGATGACTCTTAA